In Rhodococcus sp. OK302, one genomic interval encodes:
- a CDS encoding NADP-dependent oxidoreductase, with protein MSTTNPTVSREIRLASRPNGWPTAENFSLEEAALPELEDGQILVRNIAISVDPYMRGRMNDVKSYLPPFQIGAPLDGGAVGEVIASKSPDRAVGDVVVHGLGWREYAVVDAATAGPADTSIAPATAYLGALGMTGLTAYAGLTAVAEFKEGDTVFVSGAAGAVGSLVGQIAKLLGAKRVIGSAGSPAKVARLLELGFDAAFNYHDGSVTELLAAAAPEGIDVYFDNVGGEHLEAAINSMNQGGRIALCGAIAQYNTTEKPTAPHNLAAVIGKGLTLRGFLVGGYRHLGPEFRTHMASWLADNKIEWDETIVEGLENAPQAFIDLMRGANTGKMVVTL; from the coding sequence ATGAGCACCACCAACCCCACTGTCAGCCGCGAAATCCGACTCGCATCACGCCCCAACGGGTGGCCCACCGCCGAGAACTTCTCGCTGGAAGAGGCTGCGCTCCCCGAACTCGAAGACGGCCAGATCCTGGTGCGTAACATCGCAATTTCGGTTGATCCGTACATGCGTGGACGCATGAACGACGTGAAGTCGTACCTGCCGCCGTTCCAGATCGGAGCTCCGCTCGACGGCGGCGCTGTTGGCGAAGTTATTGCATCCAAGTCTCCTGACCGGGCTGTCGGCGACGTCGTCGTCCACGGTCTCGGATGGCGCGAATATGCCGTTGTCGACGCTGCGACGGCTGGGCCTGCCGATACGTCCATCGCTCCCGCCACGGCCTACCTGGGCGCGCTCGGCATGACCGGCCTGACCGCCTACGCCGGTCTCACTGCTGTGGCCGAGTTCAAAGAAGGCGATACCGTTTTCGTGTCCGGCGCAGCCGGAGCTGTCGGTTCGCTCGTGGGCCAGATCGCAAAGCTGTTGGGCGCCAAGCGCGTTATCGGTAGCGCGGGTTCACCGGCCAAGGTTGCACGTCTGCTCGAGCTTGGCTTCGATGCGGCGTTCAACTACCACGACGGCTCGGTCACCGAACTCCTTGCAGCAGCCGCACCGGAGGGCATCGACGTCTACTTCGACAACGTCGGCGGCGAACACCTCGAGGCAGCGATCAACTCCATGAACCAGGGTGGCCGAATTGCCCTGTGCGGAGCCATTGCTCAGTACAACACCACCGAGAAGCCCACGGCTCCCCACAACTTGGCGGCAGTTATCGGCAAGGGTCTCACGCTGCGCGGGTTCCTGGTCGGCGGCTACCGCCACCTCGGACCCGAATTCCGCACCCACATGGCAAGCTGGCTTGCCGACAACAAGATCGAGTGGGACGAGACGATCGTCGAAGGACTGGAGAACGCTCCGCAAGCCTTCATCGATCTGATGCGCGGCGCGAACACCGGCAAGATGGTTGTCACGCTGTAG